The proteins below are encoded in one region of Amycolatopsis magusensis:
- a CDS encoding class I SAM-dependent methyltransferase: MDENERLRHASSFGVAASAYAEHRPDYARAAVCWALDKPASGLRVLDLGAGTGKLTATLVAVGADVTAVEPDPAMLAELRSALPAVGALPGSAEAIPLPDASIDAVLAGNAMHWFDMAVAGPEIARVLVPGGILAGLWNVLDDRVDWVAGLARVSGSAAIGPRDTPTSWRAETADAHLPKTGGAARFGSPEQAEFPHGQRRTADSLVATLATRAGMLVMPEQEREARLGRIRAFLASEPETAHDEFTLPMLTCVLRVRRL, from the coding sequence GTGGATGAAAACGAGCGGCTCCGTCACGCCTCGTCGTTCGGCGTCGCGGCGTCCGCATATGCCGAGCACCGCCCGGACTATGCGCGGGCCGCGGTGTGCTGGGCGCTCGACAAGCCGGCGTCCGGCCTGCGGGTGCTCGACCTCGGCGCCGGAACCGGCAAGCTGACCGCCACACTGGTCGCGGTGGGCGCCGACGTGACTGCGGTCGAGCCCGACCCAGCCATGCTGGCCGAGCTGCGCAGTGCACTGCCGGCGGTCGGTGCATTGCCGGGTAGCGCTGAGGCGATACCGCTGCCGGACGCGTCCATCGATGCTGTGCTGGCCGGCAACGCCATGCACTGGTTCGACATGGCCGTCGCGGGTCCCGAGATCGCCAGGGTCCTGGTGCCGGGCGGCATCCTGGCCGGCCTGTGGAACGTCCTGGACGACCGAGTCGACTGGGTTGCCGGGCTGGCGCGAGTCAGCGGAAGCGCAGCCATTGGCCCGCGTGACACACCCACCAGCTGGCGCGCCGAGACAGCCGACGCGCACCTGCCCAAGACGGGCGGGGCCGCCCGGTTCGGCTCGCCAGAGCAGGCCGAATTCCCGCACGGGCAGCGCCGCACCGCCGATTCCCTCGTTGCGACACTGGCAACGCGGGCGGGGATGCTTGTCATGCCGGAACAGGAACGAGAGGCCAGGCTCGGCCGGATCCGCGCCTTCCTTGCGAGTGAACCGGAGACCGCGCACGACGAGTTCACCCTCCCGATGCTGACCTGCGTGCTGCGCGTCCGGCGGCTGTGA
- a CDS encoding extracellular catalytic domain type 1 short-chain-length polyhydroxyalkanoate depolymerase, whose amino-acid sequence MRTLTIALALLATLLTGVTPASAANIVEVTGFGSNPGALKMFRYLPDGLPAGRPIVVAMHGCTQDATGYGTGSGWRALADSGKFSVVLPQQQSGNNLNKCFNWFQAGDTTRGSGEAESIAQMVRRTQADTGGTSAYATGLSAGGGMTSVMLAAYPDLFAGGAVVAGLPYACAATMVEAFSCMNPGKDRTAAAWGSSVRSASPHQGPWPVVSLWQGTADYTVAAANQRELVEQWTNVHGVAATPSETDSVAGYPHATYRDGNGRAVVETYSLTGMGHGQPVDPPTCGTAGAYILDVNLCAAGKIAAFWGLV is encoded by the coding sequence ATGCGAACGCTGACGATCGCCTTGGCCCTGCTGGCAACGCTGCTGACGGGGGTCACCCCGGCTTCGGCGGCGAACATCGTGGAGGTGACCGGGTTCGGGAGCAACCCGGGTGCGTTGAAGATGTTCCGCTACCTCCCCGACGGACTCCCGGCCGGGCGGCCGATCGTGGTCGCGATGCACGGGTGCACCCAGGACGCCACCGGGTACGGCACCGGTAGCGGGTGGCGTGCACTGGCCGACAGCGGGAAGTTCAGCGTGGTGCTGCCGCAGCAACAGTCGGGGAACAACCTGAACAAGTGCTTCAACTGGTTCCAGGCCGGGGACACGACGCGGGGTTCGGGTGAGGCCGAGTCCATCGCGCAGATGGTGCGCCGCACGCAGGCGGACACCGGTGGCACCAGCGCCTACGCCACGGGGTTGTCCGCCGGTGGCGGGATGACCTCGGTGATGCTGGCGGCCTATCCGGACCTGTTCGCGGGCGGTGCCGTGGTCGCCGGGCTGCCGTACGCGTGTGCCGCCACGATGGTGGAGGCCTTCTCGTGCATGAACCCCGGCAAGGACCGCACGGCGGCGGCCTGGGGCTCCAGCGTGCGGTCGGCGAGCCCGCACCAGGGCCCGTGGCCGGTGGTCAGCCTGTGGCAGGGCACGGCGGACTACACCGTGGCCGCGGCGAACCAGCGGGAACTGGTGGAACAGTGGACGAACGTACACGGCGTCGCCGCCACCCCGAGCGAAACCGACTCGGTCGCCGGATACCCGCACGCCACCTACCGTGATGGTAATGGGCGGGCCGTGGTGGAAACGTACTCGCTCACGGGCATGGGGCACGGACAGCCGGTCGACCCGCCTACTTGCGGGACGGCGGGTGCGTACATCCTGGACGTCAATCTCTGCGCTGCCGGGAAGATCGCCGCATTCTGGGGTCTCGTCTGA
- a CDS encoding 3-hydroxybutyrate oligomer hydrolase family protein, translated as MLPKLALAGALLATVLLPGTAAAAGDCVAPHVPGAAKQVSACLADLTTTGTVATGHTVPADWAGLTSAGLPRPGAVPGTQIDGYFPDSSTTNKNHGWQHDSQFVLRLPQHWNGGLVVAGSPGNRAQYANDRAIADHVLAAGYAYAATDKGNTGVDFFTDGKRPGDAVAEWHHRVTQLTVAAKLAVAQRYGKFPQRTLMAGISNGGYLVRWQLENRAWLYDGGVDWEGTLWTEDGPNLFTFLPVVVRNYPAYSAGSEAAHQAILDAGFAPGSEFLWPYHDQVYWGLTQRIYRTEFDPDYAGSDAGYDYASRPQRVHRAVERVSLTGRLGKPLITLHGTLDALLPISRDSDVYADAAKKNNAPHRYYRIADGTHADALYDVYPDRLRPIGPCFLSAFEAMGDWLDGHRPPPSRTVPRTPGVDLATTCEL; from the coding sequence ATGCTGCCGAAACTCGCGCTGGCCGGCGCCCTACTGGCCACCGTACTGCTGCCCGGCACGGCCGCCGCGGCGGGTGACTGCGTGGCGCCGCACGTGCCGGGCGCGGCCAAGCAGGTCAGCGCCTGCCTGGCCGACCTGACCACCACCGGCACCGTCGCAACAGGACATACCGTGCCCGCCGACTGGGCCGGCCTCACCTCGGCCGGGCTGCCGCGCCCGGGTGCGGTCCCCGGCACGCAGATCGACGGCTACTTCCCGGATTCCTCCACCACCAACAAGAACCACGGCTGGCAGCACGACTCGCAGTTCGTGCTCCGCTTGCCGCAACACTGGAACGGCGGGCTGGTGGTCGCCGGATCGCCGGGCAACCGCGCGCAGTACGCCAACGATCGCGCCATCGCCGACCACGTGCTCGCGGCCGGTTACGCCTACGCTGCCACGGACAAGGGCAACACCGGCGTCGACTTCTTCACCGACGGGAAGCGTCCGGGTGACGCCGTGGCCGAGTGGCACCACCGGGTCACCCAGCTGACCGTGGCGGCGAAACTCGCGGTGGCCCAGCGGTACGGAAAGTTTCCACAAAGGACGCTCATGGCCGGGATCTCCAACGGCGGCTACCTGGTCCGCTGGCAACTGGAGAACCGCGCCTGGCTCTACGACGGCGGTGTCGACTGGGAAGGCACGCTCTGGACCGAAGACGGACCGAACCTGTTCACCTTCCTCCCAGTCGTCGTCCGCAATTATCCGGCCTATTCCGCCGGTTCCGAAGCCGCCCACCAAGCCATTCTCGACGCCGGTTTCGCCCCCGGCTCCGAATTCCTCTGGCCCTACCACGACCAGGTCTACTGGGGCCTGACCCAGCGCATCTACCGCACCGAATTCGACCCCGACTACGCCGGCTCCGACGCCGGATACGACTACGCGAGCCGACCACAACGCGTGCACCGCGCGGTCGAACGCGTGTCGCTCACCGGCCGCCTCGGCAAGCCGCTGATCACCCTGCACGGCACCCTGGACGCGCTCCTGCCGATCAGCCGCGATTCCGACGTGTACGCGGACGCCGCGAAGAAGAACAACGCACCCCACCGGTACTACCGCATCGCCGACGGAACCCACGCCGACGCCCTGTACGACGTCTACCCGGATCGCCTGCGTCCGATCGGCCCGTGCTTCCTCAGCGCGTTCGAAGCGATGGGGGACTGGCTCGACGGGCACCGGCCGCCACCCTCGCGGACGGTCCCGCGCACACCGGGTGTGGACCTGGCCACGACCTGCGAGCTGTGA
- the rnhA gene encoding ribonuclease HI gives MAEQIVEIYTDGACSGNPGPGGWGAVLRYGSHEKELYGGQAESTTNNRMELTAPIQALESLKRPVEVRLYTDSTYVRNGITSWLPRWKSNGWQTTGKTPVKNADLWQRLEQAAARHQVEWHWVKGHAGHPENERADRLAVKGLEEAVAAG, from the coding sequence GTGGCAGAGCAGATCGTGGAGATCTACACCGATGGCGCGTGCAGCGGCAATCCCGGCCCCGGTGGCTGGGGCGCGGTGCTGCGGTACGGCTCCCACGAGAAGGAGCTCTACGGCGGCCAGGCGGAGTCCACCACGAACAACCGCATGGAGCTCACCGCGCCGATCCAGGCGCTGGAAAGCCTCAAGCGCCCGGTCGAGGTCCGGCTGTACACCGACAGCACCTACGTCCGCAACGGCATCACCTCGTGGCTGCCGCGCTGGAAGAGCAACGGCTGGCAGACCACGGGCAAGACCCCGGTGAAGAACGCCGACCTGTGGCAGCGGCTCGAGCAGGCCGCCGCCCGGCACCAGGTCGAGTGGCACTGGGTCAAGGGGCACGCCGGGCACCCGGAGAACGAGCGCGCCGACCGGCTCGCGGTCAAGGGCCTGGAAGAGGCCGTCGCCGCGGGTTGA